One Primulina eburnea isolate SZY01 chromosome 4, ASM2296580v1, whole genome shotgun sequence genomic window, ttacgagtcgtattttgtgagatgtatttcttatttacagatcttttatttgagttatccatgaaaaagtattactttttatgttaagagtataattttttattgtgaatatctgtaGAATTGATCCGTCTTACATATAAAAGACATATCCCAATTTCATTTGGTGtgtaaaataaaatccatgatGAGTTAGTGAATATTCTATATTACATAATTTAGACAAGTATATATGATGTGAGATAAGAGTTCTTTTTTCTGATTTCGCATTTAATTAGGAAACGATTACCAGagtattcaaaaaaaaattacgttTTATATACGAGTTATTAAATTTATAGATTGtgaaaaaaatgagaaaatacAAACGCTAGTAGTTTTTGAAACTTAAAGTGCAACGCTAAAATTTTATGTTATAGTTGAGTGTTTAAGAATTAAATCTAAAtactaaattttttataatataaaaaaatatttttattggacAAATTATAATGTTTGACAATGTAATGTGAACATGAATTTAAAGAGTACCAAATATTGGGGACAATAATGTCtagaaaattttcatttatttactaaaataccaaaataaactttgatggatatattaattttttaatagtcCTTTGATTTGTTTAATCTCGAAATAGATAACTGATTTTCTATCATTAAATAAatctaaatttattaattttttaatagtccttttgtttgtttaattaataattatattggATGAAAAACGTCCAATTAACATGGAAAACTGCACACGTGCGGACAGGGCCGTACACACGTGCGATTGGAAGACAGTGTGAGGTGGTCGGTTCTGTaacccaataaaagttttttacaaattataataacatatatatatatatatatatatatatatatatatatatatatatatatatatatatatatatatataatggtgAGAACGATAGTGAGACGGATGTACGTACGTATCgatccatgcaataaaaaaatccaaaaatttGCATGTCCTTTGTCTTAAAACAGACAGACGTTTGGTCCTTCGGTGAGTTTGTCCtcatatataataatttaatcatAGTATTTTGAGGTAATTAATATCTTTATATGTATTTTCACATATAATTCAAATATCTAGATTCAGCAGACCAATTATGGGGAAATCTATCTTCCACTGGGTGTAACACAAATAACTTTGAAACATAAAAAgagctaaaatcattttaaactcatTCGATAGATAGAGCGTTGTTTTCCAATAGAGAGGAGAATAGATCGAGTTTGAATATGATCCACTTCCTCCGTTTTCAtctctatttattatatttattttcatttcaATCGGATATCAGTTTCATCATTATTATCCTCATACTGGGAGGATTAGATATTAATATCTTACATAAATATCTTATTATTACGTATAATTGTATTTTctcaaatttgaattatttcgAATAAGTTATAGATAtttactaaattatttaaaacaataagagaacaattataaaaattaataaattaaacattatagaaaaataacaaaatattgtaAACAATTTATCCTACCataattcccaacaaaaatAACAACTTTATActgataattatatttatttcatcCAACTAATATCATTGAACAAAATCATATTAGAATTAACATCATAACGgaaaaatcatatatacatatatattaatttaatcaatCATCGCGTGAATGTATAAATAACCaattttcagaaataaacaAATCAAAAGTTTACATTTTGAAAATTACTAATGAATTGATTTTCAAAATATGCTCTATCTATTAAACAAGATTGTGTTatagaaattttcaaaaacaagaAATAAATAAACTTAGTTAAATCCCAAatttaacaaataaaatattaaagttaagagtaggtttcttgtgagacggtcccacgaatctttatctgtaagacgagttaaccttactgatattcacaataaaaagtaatattcttggcataaaaattaatattttttcatagatgaccaaaataagatatatgtatcacaaaatataactcgtgagatcgtctcacacaattttttaccTAAAATTAAACTATCTCACATACCAATTTAATCCTTACAATATTCTCTCTACAGTTTTTTGACTAAaatttttggagttgatttgaaatattaaataaaatataaagtaCCATTTCTGCTATTCTTCTCATCTGCCAATATTAAATGGATACGTCTGATCTTGGGTATTTGAATTTTGTCCTTTAAAATTTGACTGCTTCCAAATCTTGCTGCTTGATTTTCCTTCCATTATTTTTGCAGAAAATTATAACTAGTTGCGGGCTCTTATAtaccacaattttttttatgaaatgatTTCACgagatcaattttatgagataaaTTTTTCTATTTAAATCACTTattagaaaatattattttttatatcaaacgTATTAccgattattgtaaatatggaaaTGATTGAAGATCGTTTCACGAGAGACATACTAATATATATTTTGTTCATTTCTcttttatcaatttttttctaaaatgtctcaatattatttatttattttgtgaaaTGCTAATTATTAAAAGAAGgcaagaaaacaaaagaaagaatttgattttaatccaaattaatttttaaaaaaaaacataaaattgcACATTTTTAAGGCTAAAATAGGATACTAAGAAGCTTAGCTTATTACAGTTTTATCAACCCTTGCTACGAGGCAAAGGAAACTAATAATTAAACTGCTAACGCATATTAATGTGATAAAATTTCATTAAACTGTTGATCGAAAATATTAATGTGATATTGTCTGTTATCATCTTTTGGATGTCATATATGCGACATATTAGTGTAACATCGACACCACGTCGAAAAGCgaataaagttttaaaaataaattgattAAAACTAAATTTGAAATAAGAACTACTTTAATGgtaaaaatgataaatatattagaaaaaataagattcaaaaaatatatatattattaactgatgtttacaaaaataagaacaaagaatattttagaaaataataaaatgaatGTAATTGGACAAATTAATTTTATGTGATGAGCTCGGACACAGTTCCTCTTGCCAATGGCGATCCATGTAAAGGTTTCTGTTACAAATACTTTCTTCTGTTCCTAAGTTTCCTCGATCCCACAGAGGAAATCCCAGTTTCTTTACATTTCCATTTCCATTTTCATTTTCCTTTCTGCTAATATTCCACAATCTGCCAAACGTCTCccttcttcccaaaatctttTACTTTCCCCTTTTCTTCTCATAATCTGATCATCTATGGTGACGGATGACTTCGTAACAGTATTATAGCAGCAGCACTACTGGTCAGAAGTTGAGTAAAAACAAAAAGAATGAATTGAactgaaaagaaaaaagaaaaattaatgGATAGCAGTAATTGCATTATATATTCGCCAAAAGGAACGAGCAAGTATGGCATTAATTCTTGTTCTTCTTCCTTTGGTAAAGTAGGATTTCCAATGGTGGGAATGGTGTTTCCAGATATGGGCACTCTTTCCATTAACCAGAACTCCGGGTTTTCCTCGCGAGAAAAGGATAATTCATCTCCGTGTGATGGGAAATTAGACTCTGATTCTTTTGATCTAAACGCAAGTTTGATTCATGAAGAAGATCAAGAATCCAACATGCATGCATTGAACAACTTCAAAGACTCAAATGAGAGCACTGGGCAATCGAAACACTGTGCTAGAGGACATTGGAGGCCCGCAGAAGATACAAAGCTTAAAGAACTTGTAGCGTTATACGGCCCACAGAACTGGAATCTTATTGCAGAGAAGTTGGAAGGAAGATCAGGTTCTTCTTTAACTGATTAACTCCTCCTTTTATCCCTTTTTTCCCTCACTTTTTTTGGGTATTTTGTTCAGTACTTTCTGTTGTGTTTATGAATAGGGAAAAGCTGCAGGTTGCGGTGGTTTAACCAGTTGGATCCGAGGATTAACAGAAGGACTTTtacagaagaagaagaagatagaTTAATGGCTGCTCACAGATTGTATGGCAACAAGTGGGCAATGATAGCGAGGCTGTTTCCTGGAAGAACAGACAATGCAGTTAAGAATAATTGGCATGTTGTAATGGCGAGAAAATACAGGGAGCAATCTAGTGCTCATAGGAGGAGGAAAATGGGGCAGTTTGTTTTCAAGAAAATAGAAGATGATGATGATCTTTCCCTCGTCAATAGTCACCCTACAGCCATGAAAGCCGAGCCTCCATTCCCTACTTATGGCTACGGCGGTGGCGGGGTTCTTTGCGGGTCTATTTGTTCGACTCACACGGCTGCTGGCGGCTGCAGCGGAGGAACTCCTGTACACAATGGGTATTGGGCGGCGGCTGAAACGTCTCATGGTTTCTTTCCTGGTGGGCATTCTGATTACATTTTTTCCTCCGAAATTTCAGTATAACACCGATCATGTCAGTTAACAATATTTCTTTGCAAAAAAACAATGTTATTCATCAAAATTCGACTAATTAAATGATGAGTCATTCAtccattgaagaacaaaaagatACATCAGATTTGAATGTCCTTTTTATACGCATAAAACTGTTAACAAACAGAAGTcctgaatttattattttggaTGGATTAATGGTCATTTTCTTACCTGTTTTACGCTGCAGGCCATAGTTCTAACGAGATGATGAAGATGAATATTTTCAACACATCCAACCCATATAATAATCACCACGCCCGATTATTTACCACAATTCAACGTACAAATTATAATTACTCCGCCGATCATTTCAACCCATCATCTCAGGAAATCTCTGCCGTTGATCATCCTGAAGAAGGGATTGCTCCAAAATTCATAGACTTTCTTGGAGTTGGATCCTTGTGACTCATGAAAGAGTGAAAAGGGTCTGATTTTTTTGTTAGCTTTTGGATCATTATTGGTTAATAATAATATGCCATATTCAGTATGTAAAATTTCTTGCCAACTTTGTTGATGTGCCTCTGCCATTTTGTTTGAGTTTCTGAGATGGAAATTATCAGTAGAGATTCTTCGAGTTGGAAGATATGGAAATGGCCATTTTGATGCTTATTTTCTCTTACTTTACATGGAAATCGTCCCCAAACGTGTGAAACTAAAGTTATGTCACTTTATTGTCTAACATTTTAGATCATTTAATATGTTTCATTATTTGGAGTATTATATAGTATTTAACaaattatttttgttaaaatataacattcaaatatcgtttaataatatttatactTACTGACAGTAAATACATAAGCGCAGAGATGGAGGAAAAAATAGATTGGAgggtaaattttaaaaatttagagGATAAAAGTAAATATTAAGGGAGAAAGTGAAAAAGTATGATTATTTTTAGACCctaatcaataaaataaaaaattgaagggGGCGAGTTAGTGTCATTGCACATGTGTTGCATAAGTGTGACATTTGTATAAgtaaatgattttttattatcatttttaattatgtataattaatttaatttgaatgaaattttttttatataaaatatctaTAACTATATTTagcattaaatattttgtattgtTTGGTTAGTTGATAAAAAAATTAGAGAGAAAAAAAGTTTGTATAGAGAAAATTAGGGAGAATGCTCTCAAAACAGTAACACAAAGATAAAAAGTTCTAAAAACGTGTGAATATTGATGAAATGTCGATGCTATGTTTCGACTTTTTATAAGTTTAAGCGTGTATAATACGAATTTAATacgaatttaatttaaatataaaaatatcacTATCTAACTTTTATCATAATTTTGATTATTTCAAATAAtcgatatattaaataatatgcaaaaaaGGGTAAATTTAAGACTGAGTAATGGAGATTGATATCCCATATATGAACCCATTATCACAGGCTCATCCCTAGTCTAAATAGAAGACATGCTCATCAAGACCCAAATGGAAGACATGCCTATAAATATCTGGTTTGAGTGTTcaattcattcattcattcactatattgttttccaATAGCACCCTTGGTTGTTCTCCATTTttatcctcagtctctgacttgagcatcGGAGGAGTTACGCCAGAACACCCTCATGGCCCCTTTCTAACGGTTTTATTCGTGATTTCAAGTTCGGGACAATTTTGAAACCAGAGTTTGGACTAGTGAAAATTGTTGGAATCAGATCCTAAATTTTTCGTGAGTATCAAAGATTAATGAGGTTTTTACTTTTGAgtttatagattttttttatca contains:
- the LOC140829697 gene encoding transcription factor MYB56-like — encoded protein: MDSSNCIIYSPKGTSKYGINSCSSSFGKVGFPMVGMVFPDMGTLSINQNSGFSSREKDNSSPCDGKLDSDSFDLNASLIHEEDQESNMHALNNFKDSNESTGQSKHCARGHWRPAEDTKLKELVALYGPQNWNLIAEKLEGRSGKSCRLRWFNQLDPRINRRTFTEEEEDRLMAAHRLYGNKWAMIARLFPGRTDNAVKNNWHVVMARKYREQSSAHRRRKMGQFVFKKIEDDDDLSLVNSHPTAMKAEPPFPTYGYGGGGVLCGSICSTHTAAGGCSGGTPVHNGYWAAAETSHGFFPGHSSNEMMKMNIFNTSNPYNNHHARLFTTIQRTNYNYSADHFNPSSQEISAVDHPEEGIAPKFIDFLGVGSL